A part of Flavobacteriaceae bacterium GSB9 genomic DNA contains:
- a CDS encoding C40 family peptidase, translating into MQYGICNLSIVPLRNEPTDTSELVSQVLYGDFFKVLEQRKNWSRIRLSFDKYEGWIDNKQYLEINEDQYKGLVNKPLKLSTDLVEFIEDTTHQIFPIPIGSNLSGLSLLSHGYDGQSTEKQNDKSNIIKSAFLYLGAPYLWGGKTPFGIDCSGFTQMVYKLNGYKLLRDASQQATQGEALSFIEESEPGDLAFFDNQEGIITHVGIIMKDNYIIHAHGKVRIDRLDHSGIYNTDRRMHTHKLRVIKKII; encoded by the coding sequence ATGCAATACGGAATTTGTAATTTAAGCATTGTTCCCTTAAGAAACGAGCCCACAGACACCAGCGAACTTGTTTCGCAAGTACTTTACGGCGATTTTTTCAAAGTATTGGAACAGCGTAAAAATTGGAGCAGAATACGTCTTTCTTTTGACAAATATGAAGGATGGATTGATAACAAACAGTATCTTGAAATTAATGAAGACCAATATAAAGGCTTGGTAAATAAACCTCTTAAGCTATCAACCGATTTGGTGGAGTTTATTGAAGATACAACGCACCAAATATTCCCCATTCCCATAGGTTCCAATCTTAGTGGCCTTTCATTGCTAAGTCATGGTTACGACGGACAATCAACTGAAAAGCAAAACGACAAATCAAACATTATAAAGAGCGCTTTTTTGTATTTAGGCGCTCCCTATTTATGGGGAGGAAAAACGCCTTTTGGTATTGATTGTTCAGGTTTTACACAAATGGTCTACAAACTTAATGGCTACAAATTGCTCCGTGATGCCTCGCAACAGGCCACTCAAGGCGAAGCACTTAGTTTTATTGAAGAAAGTGAGCCGGGTGATTTAGCCTTTTTTGATAATCAGGAAGGGATTATTACCCATGTCGGCATTATTATGAAGGACAACTACATTATCCACGCCCATGGAAAAGTTCGAATTGACCGATTGGACCATTCTGGAATTTACAATACCGATAGGCGAATGCACACGCATAAACTTCGCGTCATAAAGAAAATTATCTAA
- a CDS encoding peptidylprolyl isomerase, with translation MQDGLYAKFNTSKGEILVALEFKKTPGTVGNFVALAEGNLENSAKPQGTPYYDGLKFHRVIPDFMIQGGCPQGSGAGNPGYQFDDEFHPDLKHDGPGVLSMANAGPGTNGSQFFITHVETPWLDNKHTVFGKVEHGQEVVDAIAQGDKIESLEIVRVGDEAENFNAVEAFRVFEGAREKRVEEEKKAAEAELDKIATGFKKTDSGLRYQIIQEGSGVKAEKGKTVSVHYKGQLADGTVFDSSYKRNQPIEFPIGVGQVIPGWDEGIQLLKVGDKARLVIPSHLGYGGRGAGGVIPPNATLVFDVELMNVK, from the coding sequence ATGCAAGACGGATTATACGCAAAATTCAATACCTCAAAAGGAGAGATTTTAGTGGCTTTAGAATTCAAAAAAACACCGGGAACAGTCGGTAATTTTGTAGCTTTAGCCGAAGGAAATTTAGAAAACTCAGCAAAACCCCAAGGCACACCATATTATGATGGTCTAAAATTTCACAGGGTTATTCCTGATTTTATGATTCAAGGGGGCTGCCCACAAGGCTCGGGTGCCGGAAATCCAGGGTATCAGTTTGACGATGAGTTCCATCCAGATTTAAAGCACGATGGCCCAGGTGTATTGTCTATGGCCAATGCAGGCCCAGGAACCAACGGTAGCCAGTTTTTTATAACCCACGTTGAAACTCCTTGGTTAGATAATAAACATACGGTTTTTGGAAAAGTAGAACATGGCCAAGAAGTAGTTGATGCTATTGCGCAAGGTGATAAAATTGAATCTTTGGAAATTGTACGCGTTGGAGATGAGGCTGAAAATTTTAACGCAGTTGAAGCATTTAGAGTGTTTGAAGGAGCCAGAGAAAAACGTGTTGAGGAAGAAAAAAAAGCTGCAGAAGCCGAACTTGATAAAATAGCGACAGGTTTTAAAAAAACAGACAGTGGTTTGCGCTATCAAATTATACAAGAAGGGAGCGGGGTTAAAGCTGAAAAAGGTAAAACGGTTTCAGTACATTACAAAGGTCAACTTGCGGATGGTACGGTTTTCGATTCTTCTTATAAACGCAATCAGCCTATTGAGTTTCCAATAGGTGTTGGTCAAGTGATTCCAGGATGGGACGAAGGCATTCAACTTTTAAAAGTAGGCGATAAAGCCCGTTTGGTTATACCAAGTCATTTAGGTTATGGAGGCCGTGGCGCAGGAGGTGTTATTCCACCTAATGCAACTTTGGTGTTCGATGTTGAGTTGATGAACGTGAAGTAA
- a CDS encoding KpsF/GutQ family sugar-phosphate isomerase, with protein MKDKNAILSLAKQTIEMESKAVLNLSRLITDDFADAVQEIYNGKGRVIITGIGKSAIIGNKIVATLNSTGTPAIFMHAADAIHGDLGLILKDDIVICLSKSGNTPEIKVVVPLIKRVNNKLIAITGNKDSFLGQHADYILNTYVEKEACPNNLAPTTSTTAQLVMGDALAICLLELRGFSSNDFAKYHPGGALGKKLYLRVEDISSANQKPKVEANTSIKDVIVEITEKMLGVTAVVENDKIIGIITDGDLRRMLTKVNDFSNLTAKDIMSLNPKRITARSMAIDAIELMEAHEISQLLVEENGNYAGVVHLHDLIKEGII; from the coding sequence TTGAAAGACAAAAATGCTATTCTGAGCCTTGCCAAGCAAACTATTGAAATGGAAAGCAAGGCCGTTTTAAATTTGTCAAGATTAATAACAGACGACTTTGCCGATGCTGTACAGGAAATATATAACGGCAAAGGACGCGTTATCATTACAGGAATAGGTAAAAGTGCCATTATAGGCAATAAAATTGTAGCCACCCTAAACTCTACCGGAACTCCGGCTATTTTTATGCATGCTGCCGATGCCATTCATGGGGATTTGGGTTTAATCCTTAAAGACGATATTGTTATTTGTCTTTCTAAAAGCGGAAATACACCAGAAATAAAAGTGGTTGTCCCACTCATAAAAAGGGTAAACAACAAACTCATTGCGATTACAGGGAATAAGGATTCCTTTTTGGGGCAACATGCCGATTATATTTTAAATACTTACGTTGAAAAAGAAGCCTGTCCTAACAATTTGGCACCAACTACCAGTACTACAGCCCAATTGGTTATGGGAGATGCTTTAGCGATTTGCCTTTTGGAGTTACGCGGTTTTTCAAGCAATGATTTTGCAAAGTACCACCCGGGAGGCGCTTTAGGCAAAAAATTATATTTAAGGGTTGAAGATATCTCTTCGGCCAATCAAAAACCAAAGGTCGAAGCCAACACGAGCATAAAAGATGTTATTGTTGAAATTACCGAAAAAATGCTTGGTGTTACCGCCGTTGTTGAAAACGATAAAATAATAGGTATTATAACCGATGGCGATTTACGTCGTATGCTTACAAAAGTCAACGATTTTTCTAACCTCACGGCTAAAGATATTATGAGCCTTAACCCCAAGCGTATTACGGCTAGATCTATGGCTATCGATGCCATTGAGCTTATGGAAGCCCATGAAATTTCACAACTTTTGGTTGAAGAAAACGGCAACTATGCGGGTGTAGTGCACTTACATGATTTAATTAAAGAAGGTATAATATAA
- a CDS encoding ATP-dependent DNA helicase: MSITKTDLHDALKKYFGFSKFKGLQEDVIDSLLSGNHTFAIMPTGGGKSLCYQLPALMTEGTAIVVSPLIALMKNQVDAIRGVSKEDGVAHVLNSSLNKTEVKRVKEDIVNGITKLLYVAPESLTKDENVEFLKTVKISFLAIDEAHCISEWGHDFRPEYRNLRNIIGRIGDNIPIIGLTATATPKVQEDIIKNLGITGAKTFKASFNRPNLYYEVRPKTKNVDADIIRFIKQNEGKSGIVYCLSRKRVEELAQVLQVNGIKAVPYHAGLDAKSRSQYQDKFLMEDVDVVVATIAFGMGIDKPDVRFVIHHDIPKSIESYYQETGRAGRDGGEGHCLAFYAYKDIEKLEKFMSGKPVAEQEIGHALLQEVVAFAETSISRRKFILHYFGEEFDNETGEGGDMDDNVRHPKKKTEAKDDVKLLLEVIEKTNQKYKSKDLVNVIVGKENALITSHKTNEQPFFGEGKAKDNKYWMALLRQVLVAGYLKKDIETYGVIKLSEDGKAFIKNPKSFMMAEDHVYEGEQEDGSIITAAKGGGAVADEALMMMLKDLRKKNAKKLGVPPFVIFQDPSLEDMALKYPTTISELSNVHGVGDGKAKKYGKDFVALIANYVEENDIVRPDDLVVKSTGVNSSNKLYIIQNVDRKLPLDDIASSKGMTMEEFIKEMEAIVYSGTKLNIDYWIDEVLDEDQQEEIHEYFMESESDDIKTAIDEFDGDYDDEELRLYRIKFISEVAN, from the coding sequence ATGTCAATAACAAAAACCGACTTGCATGATGCCCTAAAAAAGTATTTTGGGTTCAGTAAGTTTAAAGGACTTCAAGAAGATGTTATAGATAGTCTCTTATCAGGAAACCATACATTTGCCATAATGCCAACGGGTGGCGGTAAATCACTTTGTTACCAACTTCCCGCGTTAATGACCGAAGGTACGGCCATTGTGGTTTCACCGTTAATTGCGCTGATGAAAAACCAGGTAGATGCCATTAGAGGGGTTTCTAAAGAAGATGGCGTTGCGCATGTATTAAATTCTTCGTTAAATAAAACCGAGGTAAAACGCGTAAAAGAAGATATCGTTAACGGTATTACCAAACTGCTTTACGTAGCACCAGAATCGTTGACTAAGGATGAAAATGTTGAATTTCTAAAAACTGTTAAGATTTCATTTTTGGCTATTGATGAGGCCCACTGTATTAGTGAGTGGGGGCATGATTTTAGACCAGAATATAGAAACCTTCGAAACATTATAGGCCGCATTGGTGATAATATTCCTATTATAGGTTTAACTGCCACGGCGACGCCTAAAGTGCAAGAAGACATTATTAAAAACTTAGGAATTACTGGAGCTAAAACCTTTAAGGCTTCATTTAATAGGCCTAATTTGTATTATGAAGTGCGGCCGAAAACAAAAAATGTCGATGCCGATATTATACGGTTCATCAAACAAAATGAAGGCAAATCGGGTATTGTTTACTGTTTAAGTAGAAAGCGCGTTGAAGAATTGGCCCAAGTACTACAAGTTAACGGTATCAAGGCAGTTCCGTATCATGCAGGATTAGATGCTAAATCGCGTTCACAGTATCAAGATAAATTTTTGATGGAAGATGTTGATGTGGTAGTGGCCACCATCGCCTTTGGTATGGGAATAGATAAGCCCGATGTACGGTTTGTTATTCATCATGACATCCCTAAAAGTATTGAAAGCTATTACCAAGAAACAGGTAGAGCAGGGCGCGATGGCGGTGAAGGGCACTGTTTGGCGTTTTATGCCTACAAAGACATAGAAAAATTAGAAAAGTTCATGTCTGGTAAGCCTGTGGCCGAACAAGAAATAGGCCATGCGCTTTTACAAGAGGTTGTTGCATTTGCAGAAACGTCTATCTCGCGTAGAAAATTCATTCTCCATTACTTTGGTGAAGAATTTGATAATGAAACAGGCGAAGGTGGCGATATGGATGACAACGTGAGGCATCCCAAAAAGAAAACCGAAGCCAAAGATGATGTTAAATTATTATTGGAGGTCATTGAAAAAACAAATCAAAAGTACAAATCAAAAGACTTGGTTAATGTTATCGTTGGTAAGGAAAATGCACTTATAACCTCACACAAAACAAACGAACAACCCTTTTTTGGCGAAGGAAAAGCGAAAGACAATAAATACTGGATGGCGCTTTTAAGGCAAGTTTTAGTAGCAGGATACCTTAAAAAGGACATTGAAACTTATGGCGTTATAAAACTGTCTGAAGACGGAAAAGCCTTTATTAAAAACCCTAAGTCGTTTATGATGGCCGAAGACCATGTTTACGAAGGCGAACAGGAAGATGGCTCTATTATAACTGCAGCTAAAGGAGGTGGGGCCGTTGCCGACGAAGCATTAATGATGATGCTTAAAGACTTGCGAAAGAAAAATGCAAAAAAGCTAGGTGTGCCGCCATTTGTTATTTTCCAGGATCCGTCGCTCGAAGATATGGCTTTAAAATATCCAACAACCATTTCTGAGCTCAGTAATGTGCATGGTGTTGGTGACGGAAAAGCTAAAAAATATGGCAAGGACTTCGTTGCCTTAATAGCTAATTACGTTGAAGAAAATGATATTGTAAGACCAGACGATTTGGTTGTGAAATCTACAGGTGTGAACTCTTCAAATAAGCTTTATATTATTCAAAATGTAGACAGAAAATTGCCTTTGGATGATATTGCTTCATCAAAAGGTATGACTATGGAAGAGTTTATAAAGGAAATGGAAGCCATTGTTTATTCGGGAACAAAGCTGAACATAGATTATTGGATTGATGAAGTTTTAGATGAAGACCAACAAGAAGAAATCCATGAATATTTTATGGAGTCCGAATCTGACGACATAAAAACGGCAATTGATGAGTTTGATGGCGATTACGATGATGAAGAATTGCGTCTGTACCGCATCAAATTTATTAGTGAAGTAGCGAACTAA
- a CDS encoding acetyl-CoA C-acyltransferase, which produces MDNEVVIVSAARTPIGSFMGALSTIPAPNLGAIAIKGALDKIHLKPELVEEVLMGNVVQAGTGQAPARQAAIFAGIPDTVPCTTVNKVCASGMKAVVQAAQAIALGDANIVVAGGMENMSLIPHYYHARTATKFGPATLIDGMQKDGLVDAYDHNAMGVCADACATEYKFSREEQDAFAVQSYKRSEAAWKAGKFNNEVVPVEVPQRRGEPIIVVEDEEYKNVRMDKIAQLRPAFSKDGTVTAANASTINDGAGAMVLMSKAKANEMGLKPLATIKSYADAAQEPKWFTTAPAKALPKALDKAEITINEVDYFEFNEAFSVVGLANMKILGLNDSNVNVNGGAVSLGHPLGCSGVRILITLLNVLEQNNAKIGAAAICNGGGGASAMIIERN; this is translated from the coding sequence ATGGATAACGAAGTCGTTATTGTTTCTGCAGCAAGAACACCAATTGGCAGTTTTATGGGTGCTTTATCTACCATACCTGCACCTAATTTGGGAGCCATTGCCATTAAAGGGGCGCTAGATAAAATACACCTAAAGCCCGAACTTGTAGAAGAAGTTTTAATGGGCAACGTGGTGCAAGCTGGCACTGGGCAAGCCCCTGCAAGACAAGCCGCCATTTTTGCTGGCATACCCGATACTGTGCCATGTACAACCGTAAATAAGGTTTGTGCCTCTGGCATGAAAGCTGTTGTGCAAGCTGCTCAAGCTATAGCGTTAGGGGATGCCAATATAGTAGTTGCTGGAGGCATGGAAAACATGAGCTTGATTCCACACTATTATCATGCGCGAACTGCAACAAAATTTGGGCCAGCTACTTTAATTGACGGGATGCAAAAAGATGGTTTAGTTGATGCCTACGACCATAATGCCATGGGCGTTTGTGCCGATGCTTGTGCTACGGAATATAAATTTTCAAGAGAAGAACAAGATGCCTTTGCGGTTCAATCTTACAAACGGTCTGAAGCGGCTTGGAAAGCGGGCAAATTCAACAACGAAGTTGTTCCAGTTGAAGTCCCACAACGGCGCGGAGAACCTATAATAGTAGTTGAAGACGAGGAATATAAAAATGTAAGAATGGATAAAATTGCGCAATTACGTCCTGCGTTTTCAAAAGATGGCACGGTTACGGCAGCCAATGCCTCTACAATAAATGATGGTGCAGGCGCTATGGTTTTAATGAGCAAAGCAAAAGCCAATGAAATGGGTTTAAAACCGCTTGCTACCATTAAAAGTTATGCCGATGCCGCCCAAGAGCCAAAATGGTTTACAACGGCTCCAGCAAAAGCACTGCCAAAAGCATTGGACAAAGCTGAAATAACCATTAACGAGGTCGATTATTTTGAATTTAACGAAGCTTTTTCAGTAGTGGGCCTCGCCAATATGAAAATTCTAGGGTTAAATGATTCTAATGTAAACGTTAATGGTGGCGCAGTATCTTTGGGGCATCCGCTTGGTTGTTCGGGCGTTAGAATTTTAATCACTTTACTTAATGTTTTAGAACAGAACAATGCAAAAATAGGTGCAGCCGCTATTTGTAATGGTGGTGGCGGTGCATCAGCAATGATTATTGAACGGAATTAA
- the tatC gene encoding twin-arginine translocase subunit TatC, whose protein sequence is MAKKDINEMSFLDHLEDLRWHLIRICLAVVIVATLAFIFSRFIFDQIIFAPLRMSFPTYHFLCEASKFIGVDTTFCAEKMPMIIQNRTMAGQFSADIWTAILGGFIISFPYVIYQLWKFISPGLHDDERKHSRGFIIISSLLFFLGVLFGYYIVTPLSLNFLANYSISEVVDNQIDISSYIALVRSSALASGLIFELPIIIYFLTKIGLVTPQILRKYRKYALVIVLILSAIITPPDIASQVIVAIPILVLYQVSIYISKIVVRNQKRKEKSNKA, encoded by the coding sequence ATGGCAAAAAAGGATATTAACGAGATGTCTTTTTTAGACCATCTTGAAGATTTACGCTGGCACTTAATCAGAATTTGTTTGGCCGTTGTTATTGTTGCCACTTTAGCTTTTATTTTTAGTCGGTTTATTTTTGACCAGATTATTTTCGCTCCCTTAAGAATGAGCTTCCCTACATATCATTTTTTATGTGAGGCTTCAAAGTTTATAGGTGTTGATACCACTTTCTGTGCTGAAAAAATGCCTATGATCATTCAAAACCGTACCATGGCTGGGCAATTTTCTGCTGATATTTGGACCGCTATTTTAGGAGGCTTTATCATATCTTTTCCGTACGTTATTTATCAACTATGGAAATTTATAAGCCCCGGATTACACGACGACGAGCGTAAACATTCTCGAGGTTTCATTATTATTTCGTCATTATTGTTTTTTCTCGGCGTTCTTTTCGGGTACTACATTGTAACCCCTTTGTCTCTAAATTTTTTAGCCAATTATAGCATTTCGGAGGTAGTTGATAACCAAATAGACATCAGCTCTTACATAGCTTTGGTGAGGTCGTCTGCATTAGCCTCCGGCTTAATATTCGAGTTGCCTATAATCATCTATTTCTTAACAAAAATTGGTTTGGTAACCCCTCAAATTTTAAGGAAATACCGAAAATATGCCCTGGTAATTGTTTTAATACTTTCTGCCATTATTACACCGCCTGATATTGCCAGCCAGGTTATTGTGGCTATTCCTATTTTAGTGCTTTACCAAGTGAGTATTTACATTTCTAAAATTGTGGTTAGGAACCAAAAGCGCAAAGAAAAAAGCAACAAAGCGTAA